In Chryseobacterium gleum, a single genomic region encodes these proteins:
- a CDS encoding CocE/NonD family hydrolase: MKIHISVLCILFFILGKAQKTEQKDTFVKDNFTKKEFYIPMRDGVKLFTAVYIPKDISNKNKYPFLMQRTCYSIAPYGESEYKTKVGPNTYLMKDKYIFVYQDVRGRYMSEGTFTNMTPQVERKTKKDVDESTDTYDTIEWLLKNVKDNNGKVGQFGTSYPGFYTAVGTLSQHPALVASSPQAPISDFWNDDFLHNGRFMLGYFRTFPVFGIQKTQPEKQAWYMDSFIKQTSEDGLKFYRDMGTLKDGYEKYYKNNFFMTEIMNHTNYDEFWQKRGLLPHLKNINHAVMTVGGWFDAEDLSGPLNIYKTIEKTSPKAKNTIVMGPFSHGGWSQEQGKHFHSETYFGDSIATYYQKNIETKFFNHYLKGNTKEDAGLPEALMYDTGAKEWKEFASYPPKNAQKVNFYLADNTLKKSSGQGYSEYYSDPNNPVLSSDHLKDFNGFTPRNYMSEDQRFAVGRPDVLTFTTDILTEDITFAGEIMAKLNIASTSTDADFAVKLIDVYPEDFKPAEKKEGVIYGNYHQMVRSEIMPARFRNTKEKGEALVPNQKTAVNFRLQDVVHTFKKGHKIQIQISSTWFPLFAINPQKFMDNPNFANKEDYTKAFIKVYDDSSIEADVLK; the protein is encoded by the coding sequence ATGAAAATCCATATTTCAGTATTATGTATTCTTTTTTTCATTCTTGGAAAGGCTCAGAAAACGGAACAGAAAGATACTTTCGTTAAAGACAATTTCACCAAGAAAGAATTTTATATTCCAATGCGTGATGGCGTGAAACTTTTCACAGCAGTATATATCCCTAAAGATATATCCAACAAGAACAAATATCCTTTTCTGATGCAGAGAACCTGCTACAGCATTGCTCCTTACGGAGAAAGTGAATATAAAACAAAAGTAGGCCCTAACACCTATCTTATGAAAGACAAGTATATTTTTGTGTACCAGGATGTACGCGGAAGATATATGAGTGAAGGTACATTTACCAATATGACGCCGCAGGTAGAACGTAAAACCAAAAAAGATGTTGATGAAAGTACTGATACCTATGATACCATCGAATGGCTTTTGAAAAACGTGAAAGATAACAACGGTAAGGTAGGTCAGTTCGGGACATCATATCCCGGATTTTATACTGCCGTAGGAACTTTGTCACAGCATCCGGCTTTGGTAGCTTCTTCTCCACAGGCACCTATTTCTGATTTCTGGAATGACGATTTTCTTCACAACGGAAGATTTATGCTGGGCTATTTCAGAACATTTCCTGTTTTCGGAATACAGAAAACACAACCTGAAAAGCAGGCATGGTATATGGATTCTTTCATCAAGCAGACTTCTGAAGATGGATTAAAATTCTACAGAGATATGGGTACCCTGAAAGACGGGTATGAAAAGTATTATAAGAATAACTTCTTCATGACAGAAATTATGAATCATACCAACTATGATGAATTCTGGCAGAAAAGAGGTCTTCTTCCTCATTTAAAAAATATCAATCATGCTGTAATGACTGTCGGTGGATGGTTTGATGCAGAAGATCTTTCGGGCCCGCTGAATATTTATAAAACCATCGAAAAAACAAGCCCTAAAGCCAAAAATACCATTGTAATGGGGCCATTCTCCCATGGCGGCTGGTCTCAGGAGCAGGGAAAACATTTTCACAGTGAAACCTATTTTGGAGATAGTATTGCAACCTATTATCAGAAAAATATTGAAACAAAATTCTTCAACCACTACCTGAAAGGCAATACCAAAGAGGATGCAGGACTTCCTGAAGCACTGATGTATGACACCGGTGCTAAAGAATGGAAAGAATTTGCTTCTTATCCTCCTAAAAATGCTCAGAAAGTGAATTTCTATCTGGCGGATAACACCTTAAAAAAATCATCAGGACAAGGTTATTCCGAATATTACAGTGATCCGAACAATCCTGTTTTAAGCTCTGATCATTTAAAAGATTTCAATGGTTTCACTCCGAGAAATTATATGTCGGAAGACCAGAGATTTGCTGTGGGAAGACCTGATGTATTGACATTCACAACGGATATACTCACTGAAGACATTACTTTTGCCGGAGAGATCATGGCTAAACTGAATATTGCTTCCACTTCTACAGATGCCGATTTTGCAGTAAAACTGATTGATGTATATCCGGAAGATTTCAAACCTGCAGAAAAGAAAGAAGGCGTTATCTACGGAAACTATCATCAGATGGTAAGAAGTGAAATTATGCCTGCAAGGTTCAGAAATACAAAAGAAAAGGGAGAGGCGCTTGTTCCTAACCAGAAAACGGCTGTTAATTTCAGACTTCAGGATGTGGTTCATACGTTCAAAAAAGGACATAAAATCCAGATTCAGATCAGCAGTACATGGTTTCCACTTTTCGCCATTAACCCGCAGAAGTTTATGGATAATCCAAATTTTGCCAATAAAGAAGATTACACTAAGGCATTCATCAAAGTGTATGATGACAGCTCCATTGAAGCTGATGTTTTAAAATAA
- a CDS encoding alpha-ketoglutarate-dependent dioxygenase AlkB family protein produces MSLFEEISDYPLNILPHDGTVHYYGKVFSKEQSDFYYDYLFNQIPWENDEAVIFGKLILTKRKVAWFGEKAFEYTYSKRTKYARFWTPELLELKKKCEEVSGETYNSCLLNLYHDGSEGMAYHSDGETDLKKHGAIASLTFGAERKFLFKHKTTKEKVEIFLENGSLLIMKGTTQDHWLHRLPPTTKVKTPRVNLTFRTIED; encoded by the coding sequence ATGAGTCTCTTCGAAGAAATATCAGATTATCCACTGAATATCCTTCCACACGATGGAACCGTTCATTATTATGGCAAGGTTTTCTCAAAAGAACAATCTGATTTTTATTATGATTATCTGTTCAATCAGATTCCATGGGAGAATGATGAGGCTGTAATATTTGGAAAACTGATTTTAACCAAAAGAAAAGTAGCCTGGTTTGGAGAGAAAGCATTTGAATATACGTATTCGAAAAGAACAAAATATGCCAGATTCTGGACTCCCGAATTACTGGAACTGAAGAAAAAATGTGAAGAAGTTTCTGGCGAAACCTACAATTCTTGCCTGCTTAATCTATACCATGACGGAAGTGAAGGCATGGCTTATCACAGCGATGGTGAAACAGACCTTAAGAAACATGGAGCCATTGCTTCTTTGACCTTTGGAGCAGAAAGAAAGTTTTTATTTAAACATAAAACAACCAAAGAAAAAGTTGAAATATTTCTTGAAAACGGAAGTTTATTAATTATGAAAGGAACTACACAGGATCACTGGCTTCACAGGCTTCCACCCACTACAAAAGTGAAAACTCCCAGGGTAAACCTGACCTTCAGAACCATTGAAGACTAG
- a CDS encoding bifunctional helix-turn-helix domain-containing protein/methylated-DNA--[protein]-cysteine S-methyltransferase, protein MSTQSQIDYNRIAKAIEYIRSNFRLQPSLEEVAENIHLSPAHFQKIFTDWAGTSPKKFLQFISLEHAKNLLKEEKASLFDTAYETGLSSTSRLHDLFVKIEGMSPAEYKNGGKSLNIHYSFSESPFGNILVASTEKGICYMAFEDDKEKAFGELKQKFPNASFIEQQDALQKNALSIFDKDWTKLNTIKLHLKGTDFQLKVWESLLTIPMGKLSTYGSLAEKIGNPKASRAVGTAIGSNPVAFLIPCHRVIQSTGHLGGYRWGSDRKQLIVGWEGSHIYS, encoded by the coding sequence ATGTCCACACAAAGTCAGATAGATTACAACAGAATTGCCAAAGCGATAGAATATATCCGGAGCAATTTCAGGCTTCAGCCAAGTTTGGAGGAAGTGGCAGAGAATATTCACTTAAGTCCGGCTCATTTCCAGAAGATCTTTACAGATTGGGCAGGAACGAGTCCGAAAAAATTTTTACAGTTCATCAGTCTTGAACATGCTAAGAATTTATTGAAGGAAGAAAAAGCAAGTTTGTTTGATACCGCCTATGAGACAGGACTTTCAAGCACCAGCAGGCTTCATGACCTGTTTGTGAAAATAGAAGGAATGTCTCCGGCAGAATATAAAAACGGAGGAAAAAGCCTCAATATTCATTACAGTTTTTCCGAAAGCCCTTTCGGGAATATACTAGTAGCTTCTACAGAAAAAGGAATCTGCTATATGGCTTTTGAAGACGATAAAGAAAAAGCATTCGGGGAACTGAAACAAAAGTTCCCTAATGCTTCTTTTATTGAGCAGCAGGATGCACTTCAGAAGAATGCACTGTCCATATTCGATAAAGACTGGACAAAACTCAATACTATAAAATTACACTTAAAAGGAACCGATTTTCAACTGAAGGTATGGGAAAGCTTATTGACGATTCCTATGGGTAAACTGTCAACCTATGGAAGCCTGGCTGAAAAAATAGGAAATCCTAAAGCATCCAGAGCAGTAGGAACAGCTATTGGAAGTAACCCGGTTGCCTTTCTGATACCTTGCCACCGCGTGATTCAGTCTACCGGACACCTCGGCGGTTACCGATGGGGAAGTGATAGGAAACAGTTGATTGTAGGTTGGGAGGGCTCACATATTTACTCGTAA
- the speB gene encoding agmatinase, translated as MKTYAGIPEENATLENSKVMLVTVPYDGTSTWGKGADKGPELFLNASENMELYDIETQTEPYLQGVYLAGEVSENSSPEAMTEAVYQKTKELLNNEGKLFTLFGGEHSVSIGSIRAVGEKFENLTVLQLDAHTDLRPEFHGSTSNHACAVFEANQKHNLVQVGIRSMDAEEAQYLPEGRVFFAHEIANNENWINDVLEKVSGNVYITIDLDAFDPSIAPSTGTPEPGGLQWYPTLELLRKVFEKCNVVAFDIVELMDSPMAKPTAFLSAKLYYKMLAYYDIYNNN; from the coding sequence ATGAAAACATACGCAGGAATTCCCGAGGAAAATGCAACGCTAGAGAATTCGAAAGTAATGTTGGTAACCGTTCCTTACGATGGAACTTCAACATGGGGAAAAGGAGCTGATAAAGGTCCTGAATTATTCTTAAATGCTTCTGAAAATATGGAGCTTTACGATATCGAAACACAAACAGAACCTTACCTTCAGGGAGTTTACTTAGCAGGAGAAGTGTCTGAAAATTCTTCCCCGGAAGCAATGACGGAAGCGGTTTATCAGAAAACCAAAGAGCTTTTGAACAATGAAGGTAAATTATTTACTCTTTTTGGTGGGGAACACTCTGTTTCTATCGGTTCTATTCGTGCGGTAGGAGAAAAATTTGAAAATTTAACCGTTCTTCAGTTAGATGCTCACACAGATTTACGTCCTGAGTTTCACGGTTCTACTTCAAACCATGCCTGTGCGGTTTTTGAAGCTAACCAAAAACATAACTTAGTACAGGTGGGAATCCGTTCTATGGATGCTGAAGAAGCACAATATTTGCCGGAAGGAAGAGTATTCTTTGCTCACGAAATTGCTAACAATGAGAACTGGATCAATGATGTACTGGAGAAAGTATCAGGAAACGTTTATATCACGATTGATTTAGATGCTTTCGATCCTTCCATCGCTCCTTCTACGGGAACTCCTGAGCCGGGTGGATTACAATGGTATCCAACGTTGGAATTATTAAGAAAAGTATTTGAAAAATGTAACGTAGTAGCGTTTGATATTGTAGAGTTAATGGATTCTCCAATGGCTAAGCCAACTGCTTTCTTATCTGCGAAGTTATATTACAAAATGCTTGCTTATTACGATATTTATAACAACAACTAA
- a CDS encoding HAD family hydrolase produces the protein MPLKAVLFDMDGVIVDTEPLHRKAYFKTFDELEIAVSEELYTSFTGASTKRVSETLINEFNLDQTYETIAGIKRSHFKDYFYNDEEFDLIPGVRKLIEHYHENGIKLILASSATMVTINMVFEKFGLEPYFRGKISGADLKESKPHPEVFLLAAEMAGEPVENCMVIEDSTNGILAAHRAKIFCAAYRSPHSKNQDYTLADTVVSDYEELELDKISKYF, from the coding sequence ATGCCTTTAAAAGCTGTTCTCTTCGATATGGATGGTGTCATAGTAGATACAGAACCATTGCATAGAAAAGCCTATTTCAAAACATTTGACGAACTGGAAATAGCAGTTTCTGAAGAACTGTATACCTCTTTTACCGGAGCTTCTACCAAAAGAGTTTCTGAAACTTTGATTAATGAATTTAATTTAGATCAGACTTACGAAACAATCGCAGGAATCAAAAGATCTCATTTCAAGGATTATTTTTACAATGATGAGGAATTTGATTTAATTCCCGGAGTAAGAAAACTGATCGAGCATTATCATGAGAATGGGATAAAACTTATCCTGGCGTCTTCTGCTACAATGGTAACGATCAATATGGTTTTTGAGAAATTCGGGTTGGAACCCTATTTTAGGGGGAAAATCAGCGGCGCCGATTTAAAGGAATCAAAACCTCATCCTGAAGTTTTTCTTCTGGCCGCTGAAATGGCTGGAGAACCTGTTGAAAACTGTATGGTGATTGAAGATTCTACCAATGGAATTCTTGCTGCACACCGTGCAAAAATCTTTTGTGCAGCATACAGAAGCCCACATTCAAAAAATCAGGATTACACTTTGGCAGACACAGTAGTTTCTGATTATGAAGAATTAGAACTGGATAAAATTTCAAAATATTTTTAA
- a CDS encoding decarboxylase produces the protein MKIKYSELIDQTLYFPTEEFNVSENNLLFHDIPLMDVVEQFGTPLKISYLPRISQNIQKAKGWFKEAFEKTEYKKNYTYCYCTKSSHFNFVLEEALKNDISIETSSAYDMDIVKSLYEKGKVDKNIEVICNGFKTDDYLAKISDMINSGFENITPILDNYRELDKLTESIDSTFDIGIRIASEEEPKFEFYTSRLGIGYKDIIPYYSQKIAEHPNARLKMLHFFINTGIKDTAYYWNELYKCLRVYARLKKIAPEVDSLNIGGGFPIKTSLNFDYDYQYMVEEIVSQIKKFCEEEGVEEPNIYTEFGSFTVGESGANLYKIISQKRQNDREKWNMIDSSFMTTLPDTWAISRHFIMLPLNRWEDTYERVFLGGLTCDSDDYYNSEQHTNAIYLPVFSDTKPLYIGFFHTGAYQETIGGYGGVHHCLMPQPRHVLIQKDENGELQYEIFREKQEPEDVLKLLGYK, from the coding sequence ATGAAAATAAAGTACTCGGAACTTATTGATCAGACATTATATTTTCCTACGGAGGAATTTAATGTTTCTGAGAACAATTTGTTGTTTCACGATATTCCGTTGATGGATGTGGTTGAACAATTTGGCACCCCGCTAAAGATTAGCTACCTGCCGAGAATTTCTCAAAATATTCAGAAAGCGAAAGGCTGGTTTAAAGAAGCTTTTGAGAAAACCGAATATAAAAAGAATTATACCTACTGTTACTGTACAAAATCCAGTCATTTCAATTTCGTATTGGAAGAAGCCCTGAAGAATGATATTTCAATAGAAACATCATCTGCTTACGATATGGATATTGTAAAATCTCTATATGAAAAAGGTAAGGTAGATAAGAATATTGAGGTGATCTGTAATGGTTTTAAAACCGATGATTATCTGGCCAAAATCTCAGATATGATCAACAGCGGATTTGAAAATATTACTCCGATTCTTGATAATTACAGAGAGCTGGATAAGCTTACGGAAAGTATTGATTCTACTTTTGATATCGGAATCAGAATTGCATCGGAGGAAGAACCGAAGTTCGAATTCTATACCTCAAGATTAGGTATCGGATATAAAGATATTATTCCTTATTACAGCCAGAAAATTGCAGAACACCCGAATGCAAGACTGAAAATGCTTCATTTCTTTATCAACACAGGGATTAAGGATACGGCGTATTACTGGAACGAATTGTATAAATGTCTTCGTGTATATGCACGTCTGAAGAAAATCGCTCCGGAAGTGGATTCACTGAACATCGGAGGAGGTTTCCCAATCAAAACTTCTTTGAATTTCGATTATGACTATCAGTACATGGTGGAAGAAATCGTTTCTCAGATCAAGAAATTCTGTGAAGAAGAAGGAGTAGAGGAACCTAATATTTATACTGAGTTCGGAAGCTTTACCGTAGGGGAAAGCGGGGCCAACCTTTATAAAATCATTTCTCAGAAACGTCAGAACGACAGAGAAAAATGGAATATGATTGATTCTTCTTTCATGACCACTCTTCCTGATACATGGGCCATTTCAAGACACTTCATCATGCTTCCGCTTAACCGTTGGGAAGATACTTATGAAAGAGTGTTCCTTGGAGGGCTGACTTGTGATTCGGACGATTATTATAATTCCGAACAGCATACCAATGCCATTTATTTACCTGTTTTCAGTGATACAAAACCTCTGTATATCGGATTCTTCCATACCGGAGCTTACCAGGAAACAATCGGTGGTTATGGCGGAGTTCACCATTGTCTGATGCCTCAGCCGAGACACGTTCTGATTCAGAAAGATGAAAACGGTGAATTACAGTACGAGATTTTCCGTGAAAAGCAGGAACCGGAAGATGTATTGAAGCTTCTTGGGTATAAATAA
- a CDS encoding tyrosine-protein phosphatase, with the protein MNTFIRISVFTISLCCILSCKTQHFGKPEYGKNETEKVIHLKKVTNFRTVGNIKNTEGRTLKEGRFYRSAHLHKLKKRSFDRFDELGIREIIDLRNSKEIAQKPDQIPAENTYKKYSAFEDEGDQLSQAKKLVLKGKVNASDADKRMIDFYREYVTENPETIKTIITEVLESKDPVLYHCTAGKDRTGIITALILTILKFDKETIYNDYLLSNNYRKDLVQKRLRLANRLHFLYPKMDLQVLEKLSWVEKRYLDAAFEEINKKYGSADAYIQQVLGISDTKRNEYIQKFTY; encoded by the coding sequence TTGAATACATTCATAAGAATATCAGTTTTCACTATTTCATTATGCTGCATTTTATCCTGTAAAACACAGCATTTTGGAAAGCCGGAATATGGAAAAAATGAAACTGAAAAAGTAATTCACCTTAAGAAAGTAACCAATTTCCGGACTGTAGGAAATATCAAAAATACGGAAGGAAGAACGTTAAAAGAAGGAAGGTTTTACAGGAGTGCCCATCTTCATAAGCTTAAAAAGAGATCTTTTGACCGGTTTGATGAATTGGGAATCAGAGAAATTATTGATCTCAGGAATTCAAAGGAAATCGCTCAGAAACCTGATCAGATTCCTGCAGAAAACACATATAAGAAATATTCAGCGTTTGAAGATGAAGGCGATCAGCTGTCCCAGGCAAAAAAACTGGTCCTTAAAGGTAAAGTGAACGCGTCTGATGCGGATAAAAGGATGATCGATTTTTACCGTGAATATGTTACGGAAAATCCCGAAACCATAAAAACGATTATTACCGAGGTGTTGGAGTCCAAAGACCCTGTTCTTTACCACTGTACTGCCGGTAAGGACAGAACCGGGATTATTACAGCGTTGATCCTTACCATTCTGAAATTTGATAAGGAAACCATTTACAACGATTATCTTTTATCCAACAACTACAGAAAAGACCTTGTTCAGAAAAGACTCCGCCTTGCCAACAGGTTACATTTCCTTTATCCGAAGATGGATTTACAGGTGTTGGAAAAGCTGAGCTGGGTAGAAAAAAGATACCTTGATGCGGCTTTTGAAGAGATCAATAAAAAGTATGGCTCTGCAGATGCTTATATCCAGCAGGTATTGGGGATTTCAGATACCAAAAGAAATGAATATATTCAGAAGTTTACCTATTGA
- a CDS encoding thiamine diphosphokinase, with protein MKDKALLFINGDAPKSLPDLNNYGLIACTDGAFHYLKRMGFPMDRLDFISGDFDSHSGSDENIYDEKFIHTPDQNQTDFYKALDIILERGVNKVDIFGGSGGEQDHFLGNLTVAYAFKDRMELKFYDEYSEYYFIPKNFKVEGVQNKMISLYPFPVAENIVTKGLNWPLENENLSIISRIGTRNFAVEDEVVIGYEKGDLLIFIGTDYL; from the coding sequence ATGAAAGATAAAGCATTACTTTTCATCAACGGAGATGCTCCAAAATCATTACCCGATCTTAATAATTATGGATTGATAGCGTGTACAGACGGCGCTTTTCATTATTTGAAAAGAATGGGATTTCCTATGGACAGGCTGGATTTTATATCCGGGGATTTTGACTCGCATTCCGGGTCTGATGAAAATATTTATGACGAAAAATTTATCCACACTCCGGATCAGAATCAAACAGATTTTTATAAAGCTTTGGATATAATCCTTGAAAGAGGCGTAAATAAAGTTGATATTTTTGGTGGAAGCGGGGGAGAACAGGACCATTTTCTGGGAAACCTTACAGTTGCCTACGCATTCAAAGATCGTATGGAACTGAAGTTTTATGATGAATATTCAGAATATTATTTTATCCCCAAAAACTTTAAAGTAGAAGGAGTACAAAATAAAATGATTTCCTTATATCCCTTTCCTGTAGCAGAAAATATTGTAACAAAAGGCTTAAACTGGCCGTTGGAAAATGAAAATTTATCCATTATTTCAAGAATTGGAACCCGGAATTTCGCCGTTGAAGACGAAGTTGTTATCGGATATGAAAAAGGAGATCTGTTGATTTTTATAGGAACGGATTATTTATAA
- a CDS encoding cob(I)yrinic acid a,c-diamide adenosyltransferase, with protein MKIYTKTGDKGQTALYGGTRVSKASARVDSYGNIDELNSFIGIAKSHIEDEEVLRQLKKIQFDLFTVGSEAATPVDKLMLANGKSRLPIIISETEIEELEQWMDAFDEKLEPLQYFILPGGGKPATFLHAARTICRRAERSLVFLNESEEVRPELIKYLNRLSDYLFVLARYISKLNNEPEEYWNPNER; from the coding sequence ATGAAAATTTATACTAAGACAGGAGATAAAGGTCAGACTGCATTGTACGGCGGAACAAGAGTTTCCAAAGCCAGTGCAAGAGTAGACAGTTATGGAAATATAGATGAGCTGAATTCATTCATTGGAATAGCAAAAAGTCATATTGAAGATGAAGAAGTGCTGAGACAACTGAAAAAGATCCAGTTTGATTTATTTACAGTAGGCTCAGAAGCAGCAACGCCTGTGGATAAGCTAATGTTGGCCAACGGAAAATCACGCCTTCCGATCATCATTTCAGAAACAGAAATTGAAGAACTTGAACAATGGATGGACGCCTTCGATGAAAAGCTGGAACCGCTTCAGTATTTTATTCTTCCCGGAGGAGGAAAACCTGCCACTTTTTTGCATGCAGCAAGAACAATCTGCAGAAGAGCGGAACGTTCATTGGTTTTCCTGAATGAATCTGAAGAAGTACGTCCTGAATTGATCAAATATTTAAACAGACTTTCAGATTATCTTTTCGTGTTGGCTAGATATATCTCAAAACTTAACAACGAACCGGAAGAATACTGGAACCCGAATGAAAGATAA